Proteins encoded by one window of Vigna radiata var. radiata cultivar VC1973A chromosome 5, Vradiata_ver6, whole genome shotgun sequence:
- the LOC106761699 gene encoding floral homeotic protein PMADS 2-like isoform X1 has protein sequence MGRGKIEIKRIENSSNRQVTYSKRKNGILKKAKEISVLCDAQVSLIIFGASGKMHEYISPSTTLIDILDRYQRASGKTLWDAKHENLSNEIDRLKKENDSMQIELRHLKGEDITSLNYKELMALEDALENGLNGVREKKVEVHRMFKRNGKILEEQNKELNFLLQQHLALESVGNMHGQWI, from the exons ATGGGGAGGGGTAAGATTGAGATCAAAAGGATTGAGAACTCAAGCAACAGGCAAGTTACATATTCAAAGAGGAAGAACGGGATCCTTAAGAAGGCAAAGGAAATTAGTGTTCTATGTGATGCTCAAGTTTCCCTTATCATCTTTGGTGCCTCTGGAAAGATGCACGAATACATCAGCCCCTCCACCAC GCTGATTGACATCCTAGACAGATACCAAAGAGCCTCTGGGAAGACCCTCTGGGACGCCAAGCATGAG AACCTCAGCAATGAAATTGATAGACTCAAAAAAGAGAATGACAGCATGCAAATTGAGCTCAG gCACTTGAAAGGGGAAGACATTACGTCACTGAATTACAAAGAACTGATGGCTCTAGAGGATGCCCTTGAAAATGGCCTCAATGGTGTTCGTGAGAAAAAG GTGGAAGTGCACAGGATGTTCAAGAGAAAT GGCAAGATTTTGGAGGAGCAAAATAAGGAACTCAATTTCCTTCTG CAGCAACATTTGGCATTAGAAAGCGTGGGAAACATGCATGGACAGTGGATTTGA
- the LOC106761699 gene encoding floral homeotic protein PMADS 2-like isoform X2, with translation MGRGKIEIKRIENSSNRQVTYSKRKNGILKKAKEISVLCDAQVSLIIFGASGKMHEYISPSTTLIDILDRYQRASGKTLWDAKHENLSNEIDRLKKENDSMQIELRHLKGEDITSLNYKELMALEDALENGLNGVREKKVEVHRMFKRNGKILEEQNKELNFLLQHLALESVGNMHGQWI, from the exons ATGGGGAGGGGTAAGATTGAGATCAAAAGGATTGAGAACTCAAGCAACAGGCAAGTTACATATTCAAAGAGGAAGAACGGGATCCTTAAGAAGGCAAAGGAAATTAGTGTTCTATGTGATGCTCAAGTTTCCCTTATCATCTTTGGTGCCTCTGGAAAGATGCACGAATACATCAGCCCCTCCACCAC GCTGATTGACATCCTAGACAGATACCAAAGAGCCTCTGGGAAGACCCTCTGGGACGCCAAGCATGAG AACCTCAGCAATGAAATTGATAGACTCAAAAAAGAGAATGACAGCATGCAAATTGAGCTCAG gCACTTGAAAGGGGAAGACATTACGTCACTGAATTACAAAGAACTGATGGCTCTAGAGGATGCCCTTGAAAATGGCCTCAATGGTGTTCGTGAGAAAAAG GTGGAAGTGCACAGGATGTTCAAGAGAAAT GGCAAGATTTTGGAGGAGCAAAATAAGGAACTCAATTTCCTTCTG CAACATTTGGCATTAGAAAGCGTGGGAAACATGCATGGACAGTGGATTTGA
- the LOC106761699 gene encoding floral homeotic protein PMADS 2-like isoform X3, with amino-acid sequence MGRGKIEIKRIENSSNRQVTYSKRKNGILKKAKEISVLCDAQVSLIIFGASGKMHEYISPSTTLIDILDRYQRASGKTLWDAKHENLSNEIDRLKKENDSMQIELRHLKGEDITSLNYKELMALEDALENGLNGVREKKVEVHRMFKRNVWQDFGGAK; translated from the exons ATGGGGAGGGGTAAGATTGAGATCAAAAGGATTGAGAACTCAAGCAACAGGCAAGTTACATATTCAAAGAGGAAGAACGGGATCCTTAAGAAGGCAAAGGAAATTAGTGTTCTATGTGATGCTCAAGTTTCCCTTATCATCTTTGGTGCCTCTGGAAAGATGCACGAATACATCAGCCCCTCCACCAC GCTGATTGACATCCTAGACAGATACCAAAGAGCCTCTGGGAAGACCCTCTGGGACGCCAAGCATGAG AACCTCAGCAATGAAATTGATAGACTCAAAAAAGAGAATGACAGCATGCAAATTGAGCTCAG gCACTTGAAAGGGGAAGACATTACGTCACTGAATTACAAAGAACTGATGGCTCTAGAGGATGCCCTTGAAAATGGCCTCAATGGTGTTCGTGAGAAAAAG GTGGAAGTGCACAGGATGTTCAAGAGAAATGTAT GGCAAGATTTTGGAGGAGCAAAATAA